Proteins from a genomic interval of Xylanibacillus composti:
- a CDS encoding DUF1292 domain-containing protein, producing the protein MNGQQKPEESPELIYIPDEHGNEEEFEIIMTFEVDDSDAKYMMVVPTDENSEEADEVYAFRYEEDGDDLKLYTIDDEEEWNIVEETFNTLLEEEL; encoded by the coding sequence ATGAATGGACAGCAGAAGCCGGAGGAAAGCCCAGAGCTGATCTATATCCCAGATGAGCATGGGAATGAGGAAGAGTTCGAGATCATCATGACATTCGAGGTGGACGACTCCGACGCGAAGTACATGATGGTCGTGCCGACGGACGAGAACAGCGAAGAGGCAGACGAAGTCTACGCTTTTCGGTATGAAGAGGATGGAGACGATCTGAAGCTGTACACGATCGACGACGAGGAAGAATGGAATATCGTCGAAGAAACGTTCAATACTTTGCTCGAGGAAGAGCTATAG
- the ruvX gene encoding Holliday junction resolvase RuvX, with product MRILGLDYGDRKIGVAVSDAFGWTAQGVEVLNRTASEQDLERLREIVEQHEVTEIVLGLPKNMNGSIGPRAEICMAFAEELKHALGLPVTLWDERLSTAMVERTLIAADISRKKRKQVVDKMAAAVILQSYLDTKPK from the coding sequence ATGAGAATATTGGGTCTCGATTATGGTGATCGTAAGATAGGCGTTGCTGTCAGCGATGCGTTCGGCTGGACCGCGCAAGGAGTGGAAGTGCTGAATCGGACTGCTTCCGAGCAGGATCTGGAGCGGCTGCGGGAAATCGTGGAGCAGCATGAGGTAACCGAAATTGTGCTGGGACTTCCCAAAAATATGAATGGTTCCATTGGACCGCGTGCTGAGATATGCATGGCGTTCGCCGAGGAGCTTAAGCATGCGCTCGGCCTGCCTGTAACGCTGTGGGACGAAAGGCTCTCCACGGCGATGGTGGAACGGACACTCATAGCTGCGGACATCAGTCGAAAAAAACGAAAACAGGTTGTCGACAAAATGGCGGCAGCCGTCATTTTGCAAAGCTACCTGGATACCAAACCGAAATGA
- a CDS encoding IreB family regulatory phosphoprotein, with translation MSSMDKTMKYSGRAEEVTTSPNEVLLAVYDALQEKGYNPINQIVGYLLSGDPAYIPRHNNARSLIGKHERDELIEELVRSYLHEKR, from the coding sequence ATGAGTTCCATGGACAAGACAATGAAGTATAGCGGCAGAGCGGAAGAGGTCACGACCTCGCCCAACGAGGTTCTCTTGGCGGTTTACGATGCTTTGCAAGAGAAGGGCTATAATCCGATCAACCAGATCGTAGGTTATTTGCTTTCCGGGGACCCTGCATACATTCCGCGGCACAACAATGCCCGAAGCCTGATCGGTAAGCATGAGCGCGATGAATTGATTGAGGAATTGGTGCGTTCCTATCTGCATGAGAAGCGATAG
- the alaS gene encoding alanine--tRNA ligase gives MKSSEIRQKWLDFFASKGHKIEPSASLVPHNDPSLLWINAGMAPLKPYFDGRVIPDNPRIANAQKCIRTNDIENVGKTRRHHTFFEMLGNFSIGDYFKEEAIAWAWEFLTDKQWIGFDPDKLSVTIHPEDEEAFQLWNEKIGLPAERIYKLEENFWDIGEGPCGPCTEIFYDRGDAYGDLSDPECWPGGENERFLEIWNLVFSQYNHNKDGSYTPLPNKNIDTGAGLERFTSILQGVDSNFDTDLFLPIMQETGRIAGKRYGENSEQDVAFKVIADHIRTVAFSVGDGVLPSNEGRGYVIRRLLRRAVRYGIVLGIQEPFLYKLVPTVEDIMGAHYTTLAEQRAFIVKVIRTEEERFHETLSEGLAILGQVVEQVKNVGGDRIGGEDAFKLYDTYGFPLDLTEDYAAEHGLLIDREGFEAAMNRQRERARAARQESASMSVQGGPLAEYTDKSEFVGYNDWGIEATVQAIIQNGQFVDRVEEGAECQVILDRTPFYAESGGQVSDKGIFSNDRARAAVEDMVKAPHGQHVHVVKVTAGALQKGDRIEALLDKAMREDIIKNHTATHLLHKALKQVLGTHANQAGSLVAPERLRFDFSHFGSVTPEELQQIERMVNEQIWNNVQVQIDHKPIDEAKAMGAMALFGEKYGDIVRVVQIADYSIELCGGCHVGATSQIGLFKIVSESGIGSGVRRIEAVTGRHAFRYMEEQLEMLEQTAGLLKAQRSDVPKRVEGLQQQIRELQRENESLRAKLSKAEAGSLADHVREVAGVKLLAASIDGADMDGLRNLADEMKQKLGSVVIVLGAASGDKVNLVAAVTEDLTKQGFHAGKLVKAVASICGGGGGGRPDMAQAGGKDASRLAEALKQADILVQEQAAAAKH, from the coding sequence ATGAAATCCAGTGAAATTCGACAAAAATGGCTCGATTTTTTTGCTAGCAAAGGTCATAAAATTGAACCCAGCGCATCCCTTGTGCCGCACAACGATCCGTCACTGCTGTGGATCAATGCCGGGATGGCGCCGCTAAAACCGTATTTCGACGGCCGGGTCATACCGGATAATCCGAGAATAGCGAATGCGCAGAAGTGCATTCGTACCAATGATATCGAGAATGTGGGGAAGACGCGCCGCCATCATACCTTTTTTGAAATGCTGGGGAACTTCTCCATCGGCGACTATTTCAAGGAAGAGGCTATTGCCTGGGCGTGGGAATTCTTGACCGACAAGCAATGGATCGGCTTCGATCCGGACAAGCTCTCTGTCACCATCCATCCCGAGGATGAGGAGGCGTTCCAATTATGGAACGAAAAAATCGGCTTGCCGGCAGAACGCATCTACAAGCTTGAGGAAAATTTCTGGGACATCGGAGAAGGCCCATGCGGCCCTTGTACGGAGATTTTCTATGACCGCGGGGATGCTTATGGCGACTTGTCCGATCCGGAATGCTGGCCAGGCGGCGAGAATGAGCGGTTTCTGGAAATCTGGAATCTCGTATTTTCGCAATACAATCATAACAAGGACGGCTCTTACACGCCGCTGCCGAACAAAAATATTGATACCGGCGCAGGACTGGAGCGCTTCACTTCCATTTTGCAAGGCGTAGACTCCAATTTTGACACCGATTTGTTTCTGCCGATCATGCAGGAGACGGGGAGAATTGCCGGGAAGCGCTATGGCGAGAACAGCGAGCAGGACGTTGCATTCAAGGTGATCGCCGATCACATTCGAACGGTAGCTTTTTCCGTTGGGGACGGGGTGCTTCCTTCCAACGAAGGCCGCGGCTATGTCATCCGCAGATTGCTGCGTCGGGCTGTGCGTTACGGGATTGTGCTGGGTATCCAAGAGCCGTTCCTATATAAGCTTGTTCCGACTGTGGAAGACATCATGGGCGCGCATTATACAACCTTGGCGGAACAGCGTGCGTTTATCGTCAAGGTTATCCGTACGGAGGAAGAACGCTTCCACGAGACGCTGTCGGAAGGACTCGCGATTCTCGGTCAAGTCGTGGAGCAAGTGAAGAATGTGGGCGGCGACCGAATCGGTGGAGAAGACGCCTTCAAGCTTTATGACACGTATGGTTTCCCGCTCGATCTGACTGAAGACTATGCTGCCGAGCATGGCCTCCTGATCGACCGCGAAGGCTTCGAAGCGGCGATGAACCGCCAGCGCGAACGAGCCAGAGCGGCGCGGCAGGAATCGGCCAGCATGAGCGTACAGGGCGGACCGCTGGCCGAGTATACGGATAAAAGCGAGTTTGTCGGGTATAATGATTGGGGTATCGAGGCAACGGTGCAAGCGATCATCCAAAACGGTCAGTTTGTGGATCGCGTGGAAGAAGGCGCGGAATGCCAGGTGATTCTGGACCGCACTCCGTTCTATGCGGAGAGCGGCGGTCAGGTGAGCGATAAGGGCATTTTCTCTAATGATCGGGCTCGAGCGGCAGTGGAGGATATGGTGAAGGCTCCTCACGGCCAGCACGTGCATGTGGTCAAGGTGACTGCCGGCGCACTGCAGAAGGGTGATCGGATTGAAGCGCTGTTGGACAAGGCAATGCGTGAAGATATTATCAAAAACCATACCGCTACTCATCTTCTCCACAAGGCGCTGAAGCAGGTGCTGGGCACTCATGCGAACCAAGCCGGCTCGCTGGTGGCGCCGGAGCGATTGCGCTTTGACTTTTCGCATTTTGGGTCCGTGACGCCGGAGGAGCTGCAGCAAATCGAGCGGATGGTCAATGAGCAGATTTGGAACAATGTCCAGGTGCAGATTGACCACAAACCTATCGATGAAGCGAAAGCAATGGGCGCGATGGCTTTGTTCGGCGAGAAGTACGGCGATATTGTCCGGGTTGTGCAAATTGCAGATTACAGCATCGAGCTGTGCGGCGGCTGCCACGTTGGCGCGACATCTCAAATCGGGCTGTTCAAGATCGTAAGCGAATCGGGTATCGGCTCGGGCGTAAGACGAATCGAGGCGGTGACTGGCCGTCATGCCTTCCGCTATATGGAGGAGCAGCTGGAAATGCTTGAACAGACGGCCGGTCTGTTGAAGGCGCAGCGTTCCGACGTGCCGAAGCGTGTAGAAGGCCTGCAGCAGCAAATTCGCGAGCTGCAGCGCGAGAACGAATCGCTGCGCGCCAAACTAAGCAAAGCGGAGGCGGGATCGCTTGCCGATCATGTTCGCGAAGTCGCGGGCGTGAAGCTGCTCGCTGCTTCCATTGATGGAGCGGATATGGACGGTTTGCGCAATCTTGCCGACGAGATGAAGCAAAAGCTCGGCTCGGTCGTCATCGTGTTGGGCGCGGCAAGCGGCGATAAGGTCAACTTGGTAGCGGCCGTTACAGAGGACTTAACCAAGCAAGGCTTCCATGCGGGCAAGCTGGTGAAAGCTGTCGCTTCCATTTGCGGAGGCGGAGGGGGCGGCCGTCCCGATATGGCTCAGGCAGGCGGCAAGGATGCGTCACGATTGGCCGAAGCGCTGAAGCAGGCGGACATTTTGGTGCAAGAACAGGCCGCAGCTGCAAAGCATTAG
- a CDS encoding GNAT family N-acetyltransferase, producing the protein MTPILIRPYTLEDYDKLLDVQREAFPPPFPEELWWSREQIAAHVETFPEGAMLAEADGIVVGSATSLIVQHRHEPHTWAEVADNGYIRNSHQPNGDSLYGIDVCVRPSWRGQGVAQKLYEARKELVVKLGLKRYLAGCRIPGYHQFAQQMDANEYVEAVAAGKLRDTVLSFMLKQGLHPVAVLDNYLDDEESMNKAVLVEWTNPAFG; encoded by the coding sequence GTGACCCCGATACTTATTCGTCCCTATACCCTCGAAGATTATGACAAGCTGCTTGATGTCCAGCGGGAAGCCTTCCCTCCCCCGTTCCCGGAGGAGCTGTGGTGGAGCCGTGAGCAGATCGCCGCTCATGTGGAAACCTTTCCGGAAGGGGCCATGCTTGCTGAAGCGGACGGCATTGTAGTCGGTTCCGCCACATCGTTGATCGTCCAGCACCGCCATGAGCCTCACACATGGGCCGAGGTTGCGGACAACGGATATATTCGCAACAGTCACCAGCCGAACGGTGACAGCCTCTATGGGATCGATGTTTGCGTCAGGCCGTCTTGGCGCGGGCAAGGCGTTGCGCAGAAGCTCTATGAAGCCCGCAAGGAGCTGGTTGTGAAGCTGGGGCTGAAGCGCTACTTGGCAGGCTGCCGCATTCCCGGCTACCATCAGTTTGCGCAGCAAATGGATGCCAACGAATATGTAGAGGCCGTTGCAGCCGGCAAACTGCGTGACACAGTACTGAGCTTCATGCTGAAGCAGGGACTGCACCCTGTAGCCGTCCTGGATAACTACCTCGACGATGAGGAATCGATGAACAAAGCAGTATTGGTCGAATGGACCAATCCCGCATTCGGTTAG
- a CDS encoding AI-2E family transporter — translation MERFWHNRTLRIMAYVLFGLAIIIMLQHVSPILSWIYGVAKAVLAPFLIAMIISYVLNPIVNVLHSRKVPRTVAVLLIYASFIVSLTVLFMNMTPMFMEQLRELNEHMPELTMRAQNLVNGIHESKALPDSVRDGIQQSLAGMERAVSQSISGFINRIGSTINTLFLAFIVPFLAFYMMKDFQLIERSALTFVPKSKRKEIVTLLKDIDNALGNYIRGQLLVCVIVGALAYVGYMIIDAPYPLLLASIVAVFNIIPYLGPFFGAAPAIVMASTVSFKLVLMVIAVNLIVQVLEGNVVSPQVVGRTLHMHPLLIIFAVLVGGELAGIPGLILAVPLFAVMKVIIQHVTSYYSRNRTA, via the coding sequence ATGGAACGTTTTTGGCATAACCGCACGCTGCGGATCATGGCGTACGTGCTGTTCGGATTGGCGATTATAATCATGCTTCAGCATGTATCCCCGATCCTGTCATGGATTTACGGAGTGGCGAAAGCGGTACTGGCTCCTTTTTTGATTGCAATGATCATTTCATATGTGTTGAATCCGATTGTGAACGTCCTGCACAGCAGAAAGGTGCCCCGAACAGTAGCGGTGCTGCTTATATATGCTAGCTTTATTGTTTCGCTGACGGTGCTGTTCATGAACATGACGCCGATGTTTATGGAGCAGCTGCGCGAGCTCAATGAGCATATGCCCGAGCTGACCATGCGGGCACAGAATTTGGTGAACGGCATACATGAGAGCAAGGCGCTCCCCGACAGTGTCCGGGATGGCATCCAGCAGTCGCTGGCAGGGATGGAGAGAGCGGTCAGCCAGAGCATCTCAGGGTTTATCAATCGAATCGGCAGTACGATCAATACGTTGTTTCTCGCGTTTATCGTTCCGTTCCTGGCTTTCTACATGATGAAGGACTTTCAATTGATTGAGCGCTCTGCGCTGACTTTCGTACCCAAGAGCAAGCGAAAGGAAATCGTCACCTTGTTGAAGGATATCGATAACGCGCTTGGCAATTATATCCGTGGTCAATTGCTGGTTTGCGTGATTGTGGGAGCCTTGGCGTATGTGGGGTATATGATTATCGACGCCCCCTATCCGCTGCTCCTTGCCAGCATTGTGGCTGTTTTCAATATAATCCCGTACCTGGGCCCTTTCTTCGGTGCGGCGCCCGCGATTGTGATGGCCTCTACCGTTTCATTCAAGCTGGTGCTGATGGTCATTGCGGTCAACCTGATCGTACAAGTGCTGGAAGGCAATGTGGTTTCTCCGCAAGTGGTGGGACGGACGCTGCATATGCATCCGCTGCTGATTATCTTTGCCGTGCTCGTGGGCGGCGAACTGGCCGGAATCCCGGGACTGATCCTGGCCGTGCCGCTGTTCGCCGTGATGAAGGTCATCATCCAGCATGTGACTAGCTATTATTCGCGGAATCGGACTGCCTAA
- a CDS encoding cysteine desulfurase family protein, translated as MEGIYLDYAATTPVHPEVLEAMLPYWTKHFGNASSLHAYGRTARNAVNESRDLLADLLRCKPNELVFTGSGTESDNLAILGTVRASERGKHVITTQIEHSAVLQAFAQLEREGFEVTYVPVRADGRIDAEDVIRAVRADTALVSVMLGNNETGMLQPVEAIGQNLRARGVPFHVDAVQALGKVRLNLSEFPADLVTLSAHKINGPKGIGALVAKRSARIEPLVFGGSQERKLRPGTESVAAIVGFAKAAELALRRLEENITHLRDLKMTFWTSLQAALAGGDCYVNGTLANSLPHILNVSFPGAKTESLLMNLDLAGVAASGGSACTAGAIRPSHVLQAMNVSEERLVSAVRFSFGYSQRSQDVHNAAEIVATCVNRLRM; from the coding sequence ATGGAAGGCATTTACTTGGATTACGCAGCAACAACGCCTGTACATCCCGAAGTTTTGGAAGCGATGCTGCCCTATTGGACGAAGCATTTCGGCAACGCATCCAGTCTGCATGCATATGGAAGAACTGCGCGCAATGCCGTCAATGAAAGCCGGGACCTTCTGGCTGACTTGCTTCGCTGCAAGCCGAACGAGCTTGTCTTCACGGGCAGCGGCACGGAAAGTGACAATTTGGCGATTTTGGGCACCGTCCGCGCGTCGGAGCGGGGGAAGCATGTCATCACGACACAGATTGAGCACAGCGCTGTGCTGCAGGCGTTCGCCCAACTGGAGCGCGAGGGATTCGAGGTAACCTATGTGCCTGTTCGGGCTGATGGCCGCATCGATGCAGAGGATGTCATCCGTGCAGTGCGTGCGGACACGGCATTGGTCAGCGTCATGCTTGGCAATAATGAGACCGGCATGCTGCAGCCTGTTGAAGCGATTGGCCAGAATTTGCGCGCCCGCGGTGTGCCGTTCCATGTCGATGCCGTCCAGGCTCTCGGCAAAGTAAGACTGAATCTGTCCGAATTTCCGGCTGATCTCGTCACCCTATCCGCCCACAAGATCAACGGCCCGAAAGGGATAGGCGCTCTGGTTGCCAAGCGTTCCGCGCGGATCGAGCCGCTGGTGTTCGGGGGCTCGCAGGAGCGCAAGCTCAGGCCGGGTACGGAAAGCGTGGCGGCTATTGTCGGCTTTGCCAAGGCTGCGGAATTGGCCTTGCGCCGACTGGAGGAGAACATTACGCATCTTCGCGATTTGAAAATGACGTTTTGGACAAGCTTGCAGGCAGCGCTTGCAGGCGGAGACTGTTATGTCAACGGCACGCTGGCAAATAGCCTGCCGCACATCTTGAATGTCAGCTTTCCGGGCGCCAAGACCGAAAGTCTGCTCATGAATCTGGACTTGGCCGGCGTTGCGGCATCTGGCGGCTCCGCCTGCACAGCAGGAGCGATTCGGCCATCCCATGTGCTGCAGGCGATGAACGTGTCTGAGGAGCGGCTCGTTTCCGCTGTGCGGTTCAGCTTTGGATATTCACAACGTTCACAGGATGTTCACAATGCAGCTGAAATCGTTGCAACGTGCGTCAATCGTCTGCGTATGTAA
- the cymR gene encoding cysteine metabolism transcriptional regulator CymR, which translates to MKISTKGRYGLTIMMELAANFGEGPTSLKSIAEKHQLSEHYLEQLVAPLRNSGLVRSIRGAYGGYVLSKEADKITAGDIIRVLEGPISPVDFEEEDDPAKRDLWLRIRNSIADVLDSTTLAHLVNYQDEGKYENYMFYI; encoded by the coding sequence TTGAAGATATCAACGAAAGGCCGTTATGGCCTGACGATCATGATGGAATTGGCAGCAAATTTCGGAGAGGGGCCTACCTCCTTAAAGAGCATAGCCGAGAAGCATCAGCTTTCTGAGCATTACCTGGAGCAGCTGGTAGCGCCGCTGCGAAATTCCGGACTTGTAAGGAGCATCCGCGGCGCTTATGGCGGGTACGTCCTGTCCAAGGAAGCAGACAAGATTACAGCGGGAGATATCATTCGCGTTCTGGAAGGGCCAATCAGTCCTGTCGATTTCGAGGAAGAGGACGATCCCGCCAAGCGGGATTTGTGGCTGCGCATCCGCAACAGCATTGCCGATGTGCTGGATTCCACTACTTTGGCTCATCTGGTGAATTACCAGGACGAAGGGAAATATGAGAATTACATGTTCTACATTTGA
- the mnmA gene encoding tRNA 2-thiouridine(34) synthase MnmA: MTGNKSNRSHRVVVGMSGGVDSSVTALLLKQQGYEVIGVFMKNWDDTDEFGYCTAEEDAEDVRRVCAQIDIPYYTVNFEKEYYEKVFEYFLEEYRRGRTPNPDVMCNREIKFGDFLKKAKELGADYLATGHYARVEDQDGGRVLLRGVDAGKDQTYFLSALNQEQLAMAMFPIGHLPKAEVRRIAEEAGLATARKKDSTGVCFIGERNFKEFLSQYLPARPGDMVTPEGEVKGRHDGLMYYTLGQRQGLGIGGSGNGKPWFVADKDLGNNRLIVVQGDDHPVLFSYALDADGVNWIAGHAPAEQFRCTAKFRYRQPDQDVTVQLSDNGKYRVTFAKPQKAITPGQAVVFYDGERCLGGGTIETVLKHQPALHS; encoded by the coding sequence ATGACAGGAAACAAATCCAACCGTTCACATAGAGTTGTTGTCGGCATGTCCGGCGGCGTCGATTCGTCCGTCACCGCCCTGCTGCTCAAGCAGCAAGGCTACGAGGTAATCGGCGTCTTTATGAAAAACTGGGACGACACAGACGAATTCGGCTACTGCACTGCCGAGGAGGATGCAGAGGATGTGCGCCGCGTATGCGCGCAAATCGACATTCCTTATTACACGGTCAACTTCGAGAAGGAATATTACGAAAAAGTGTTCGAGTACTTTCTCGAAGAATACCGCCGCGGCAGAACACCGAATCCGGACGTCATGTGCAACCGCGAGATCAAGTTCGGAGACTTCTTGAAGAAGGCGAAGGAGCTCGGCGCGGATTATTTGGCAACAGGCCATTATGCGAGAGTCGAGGATCAGGATGGCGGCCGAGTGCTGCTGCGCGGCGTGGACGCGGGCAAAGACCAAACGTACTTCCTGAGCGCGCTTAACCAGGAACAACTGGCTATGGCCATGTTCCCGATCGGACATTTGCCGAAAGCCGAGGTTCGGCGCATCGCCGAAGAGGCGGGACTGGCCACCGCCCGCAAGAAGGACAGCACCGGCGTCTGCTTTATTGGCGAGCGGAATTTCAAGGAGTTCCTCAGTCAGTATTTGCCCGCCAGACCCGGGGATATGGTCACGCCGGAAGGCGAGGTCAAAGGCCGCCACGACGGGCTGATGTATTATACGTTGGGACAGCGGCAAGGGCTTGGAATCGGCGGATCAGGCAACGGCAAGCCCTGGTTTGTCGCAGACAAGGATCTCGGCAACAATCGTCTCATCGTCGTGCAAGGCGATGACCATCCCGTCCTGTTCTCCTATGCGTTGGATGCCGACGGGGTAAACTGGATTGCCGGGCATGCGCCCGCGGAGCAATTTCGATGCACGGCGAAATTCCGGTATCGTCAACCAGATCAAGACGTCACCGTGCAGCTGTCAGACAACGGGAAATACCGGGTCACCTTCGCCAAGCCGCAGAAGGCCATTACTCCGGGACAGGCTGTTGTGTTCTACGACGGGGAACGGTGCCTCGGCGGCGGCACAATCGAAACGGTGCTGAAACATCAGCCTGCGCTTCATTCCTGA
- a CDS encoding oxidoreductase, which translates to MLTAAVGLILTGVQAEEILGEGSADLIAVGRAMLRDPFWPRSAAEQLGVTIPEPRSYEGFWFPRGFTEGG; encoded by the coding sequence ATGCTTACTGCAGCCGTTGGGCTTATTTTAACAGGAGTGCAAGCTGAGGAGATTTTGGGCGAAGGAAGCGCCGATTTGATTGCCGTCGGGCGCGCAATGCTAAGAGACCCGTTCTGGCCGCGATCCGCTGCCGAACAGCTTGGCGTGACAATTCCGGAGCCAAGATCTTATGAGGGATTCTGGTTTCCTCGCGGATTCACCGAAGGCGGATAA
- a CDS encoding Lrp/AsnC ligand binding domain-containing protein: MPDVVEVHRISGEYNYLIKVVTDTMQTLEAFINSSGKYGNSTTLIVMSTPIENKDILPTMD, from the coding sequence ATTCCCGACGTTGTCGAGGTTCATCGTATTAGCGGGGAATACAACTACCTGATTAAAGTTGTTACCGATACGATGCAAACCTTGGAAGCATTTATTAACAGCAGCGGCAAATACGGAAATTCCACAACATTGATCGTCATGTCCACACCCATTGAGAATAAAGATATTCTTCCAACAATGGATTAA
- a CDS encoding replication-associated recombination protein A, whose protein sequence is MDLFSYNEARQSAPKLLADRMRPERIEDYIGQEHIVGEGKLLRRAIEADQVSSILLYGPPGCGKTTLAHIIAKRTKGDFVRLNAVDASVKDVREVIEQAKQNRTFYDKKTILFLDEVHRFNSARQDALLPAVEQGTIIFIGATTENPFHYVNGALLSRSTLFQLEPLGREHALEAMRRALLNKERGLGELPIEVEEQALQHLADMANGDIRRALNALELAVSTTAPGEDGVIRVSLAVAEESIRKPTVRADESTQYDVLSAFHKSIRGSSDAALFWFLYAVEKLGMDPRVFIRRLIAAASEDIGLANPQALVQAVSALHAYEALGWPEGRLNISQAILFAVESPKSNAVTNAIGRATAAIEELRSAEVPLHLRDTHYKGAEKLGHAGYKYPHDYPGHYVDQQYLPDAIRTMHFYEATSQGTEEKIRQNQERRRGQGK, encoded by the coding sequence GTGGATTTGTTTTCATACAACGAGGCTCGCCAGTCGGCACCGAAGCTGCTGGCAGATCGGATGCGACCTGAACGGATTGAAGACTATATCGGACAAGAGCATATCGTAGGCGAGGGCAAGCTGTTGCGGAGAGCCATAGAGGCAGACCAGGTTTCCTCAATCTTGTTATACGGCCCTCCGGGCTGCGGGAAGACGACCCTAGCGCATATTATCGCGAAGCGTACCAAAGGGGACTTCGTTCGCTTGAATGCGGTGGACGCTTCGGTTAAGGACGTGCGAGAGGTGATCGAGCAGGCGAAGCAAAATCGCACCTTCTATGATAAGAAGACGATTCTTTTCCTCGATGAGGTGCATCGTTTCAACAGTGCGAGGCAGGATGCTTTGCTGCCTGCTGTGGAACAGGGAACGATTATTTTCATCGGCGCAACGACAGAAAATCCGTTTCATTACGTGAACGGAGCGCTGTTGTCCCGATCAACGTTGTTTCAATTGGAGCCGCTAGGCCGCGAGCATGCTCTGGAGGCTATGCGGCGAGCTCTGCTTAACAAGGAACGAGGCTTGGGCGAGCTGCCGATTGAAGTGGAGGAGCAGGCGCTTCAGCACTTGGCTGATATGGCCAACGGCGACATTCGCAGAGCGCTCAATGCGCTTGAGCTCGCCGTGTCGACGACGGCTCCGGGGGAAGATGGAGTGATTCGGGTATCGCTGGCAGTAGCGGAGGAATCGATACGCAAGCCGACAGTGCGCGCGGATGAATCGACGCAATACGACGTGCTCTCGGCATTTCACAAAAGTATACGAGGATCAAGCGATGCCGCTTTGTTCTGGTTTCTGTACGCTGTCGAAAAATTGGGGATGGACCCGAGAGTGTTCATTCGTCGTTTGATCGCCGCGGCAAGCGAGGATATCGGCCTGGCCAACCCTCAGGCTTTGGTACAAGCTGTCTCGGCGCTGCATGCGTACGAAGCGTTAGGGTGGCCGGAAGGACGGTTGAACATTTCCCAGGCAATACTATTTGCTGTCGAAAGCCCGAAGTCGAATGCTGTCACGAATGCGATTGGCCGGGCAACGGCCGCCATAGAAGAGCTTCGTTCGGCTGAGGTTCCGCTGCATTTGCGGGACACGCACTACAAGGGAGCCGAGAAGCTGGGCCATGCAGGATACAAGTATCCGCATGATTATCCGGGCCATTACGTTGACCAGCAGTATTTGCCGGATGCGATTCGCACGATGCACTTTTACGAGGCGACCTCCCAGGGCACGGAAGAGAAGATTCGGCAAAACCAGGAGAGGCGCCGCGGCCAAGGGAAATGA
- a CDS encoding tRNA threonylcarbamoyladenosine dehydratase, with product MLHQYSRTELAIGPEGLAKMKASTVAVLGIGGVGGIAAEALARTGIGRIVLIDKDVVDITNVNRQIHALTTTVGQPKAELMRDRIKLIDPACDCIALKMFYTEETYEQIFAYPLDYVVDASDTISYKIHLIKECLSRNIPIISSMGAANKMDPTRFQVTDISKTHTDPVARVVRQRLRKAGIHKGVKVVFSDEEPLKPRVDVTQRIVPENAPEIRKAQQPPASNSFVPPVAGLIMVSEVVKDLLARK from the coding sequence ATGCTGCACCAGTATTCCAGAACAGAGCTGGCCATCGGACCGGAAGGGCTGGCGAAGATGAAGGCCAGCACCGTTGCGGTGCTGGGAATCGGCGGTGTAGGCGGCATAGCGGCTGAAGCGCTGGCACGGACTGGCATTGGCCGCATCGTATTGATCGACAAGGACGTTGTGGACATTACGAACGTCAATCGCCAAATACATGCGCTGACCACAACGGTAGGACAGCCGAAGGCTGAATTGATGCGCGACCGGATCAAGCTGATTGACCCGGCATGCGATTGCATTGCGCTCAAGATGTTTTACACGGAGGAAACCTACGAGCAGATCTTTGCCTATCCGCTCGATTACGTAGTCGACGCTTCCGATACGATTTCGTACAAGATTCATCTGATCAAGGAATGTTTGAGCCGGAATATTCCGATCATCTCCAGCATGGGAGCGGCCAACAAGATGGACCCGACCCGGTTCCAGGTGACGGATATTTCCAAAACCCACACAGACCCGGTGGCGCGGGTTGTCCGGCAGAGACTCAGAAAGGCGGGAATCCACAAAGGAGTCAAGGTCGTCTTCTCCGATGAGGAGCCGTTGAAGCCGCGTGTGGATGTGACCCAGCGCATCGTGCCGGAGAATGCACCGGAAATTCGCAAGGCGCAGCAGCCACCGGCAAGCAACTCGTTCGTGCCGCCGGTGGCAGGGCTGATCATGGTTAGCGAGGTTGTGAAGGATTTGCTGGCAAGGAAGTAA